In the Flavobacterium pallidum genome, one interval contains:
- a CDS encoding 3-oxoacyl-ACP synthase III family protein, which yields MYNSKISGLGFYVPDNIVTNDDLSKVIDTNDEWIQERTGIKERRHIIRGEDNTTGMGVKAARIAIERAGVAYEDIDFIVFATLSPDYYFPGPGVSVQKELGLKTVGALDIRNQCSGFVYGISVADQYIKTGMYSNILVIGSEVHSVGLDMTTRGRGVSVIFGDGAGAAVLSREEDHMKGILSTHLHSEGAHAEELFLDAPGMGSRWVTDIIADNDPEDESYYPHMNGQFVFKNAVVRFTEVINEGLLANNLSVSDINMLIPHQANLRISQFIQRKFQLDDSQVYNNIQQYGNTTAASIPIALTEAWEKGKIKSGDLVVLAAFGSGFTWGSVIIRW from the coding sequence ATGTACAATTCAAAAATCAGCGGACTGGGATTTTATGTGCCCGATAATATCGTTACAAATGACGATTTGTCTAAAGTGATCGACACCAATGACGAATGGATTCAGGAACGCACCGGTATTAAGGAGCGTAGGCACATCATCCGTGGTGAAGACAATACCACGGGTATGGGCGTAAAGGCAGCCCGTATTGCCATTGAGCGTGCCGGAGTGGCTTATGAAGATATCGATTTTATCGTTTTTGCGACATTGAGCCCTGATTATTATTTCCCTGGCCCTGGAGTTAGCGTGCAAAAAGAGCTGGGTTTGAAAACCGTTGGCGCACTCGATATCAGGAATCAATGTTCGGGATTTGTGTATGGGATTTCTGTAGCCGATCAATATATCAAGACGGGAATGTACAGTAATATTCTTGTAATCGGTTCCGAAGTACATTCAGTGGGATTGGACATGACGACACGTGGGCGCGGTGTTTCCGTGATTTTTGGGGATGGGGCAGGAGCTGCCGTGTTGAGTAGGGAAGAAGACCATATGAAAGGTATCCTGTCGACTCACCTGCATTCCGAAGGGGCACATGCGGAGGAACTTTTCCTTGATGCGCCGGGCATGGGTTCAAGGTGGGTCACCGATATCATTGCAGATAACGATCCGGAAGATGAAAGTTACTATCCGCATATGAACGGGCAGTTTGTATTCAAGAATGCGGTTGTGCGTTTTACCGAAGTGATCAATGAGGGCCTGTTGGCAAACAACCTTTCTGTTTCCGATATCAATATGCTGATTCCGCACCAGGCGAACCTCAGGATCTCTCAATTCATCCAGCGTAAATTTCAGCTTGACGACAGCCAGGTTTACAATAATATCCAGCAATACGGCAATACCACCGCAGCGTCCATTCCGATTGCGTTGACGGAGGCCTGGGAAAAAGGCAAAATCAAATCCGGTGACCTCGTGGTGCTTGCGGCTTTTGGAAGCGGGTTTACCTGGGGAAGCGTCATCATCAGGTGGTAA
- a CDS encoding TetR family transcriptional regulator C-terminal domain-containing protein produces MATAKKNTNKKELTDDNQIIAWYMEDALESEGKTLNVYNFCKKHDIAEVDFFTFFGSLDAVKQEIWLRFFENAIAAIEKEPGYISYSEKNKLLTLYFTLFEILTLNRSYVLFALKENGEGLKNLIQLKPFRNRFKDFIVYLFKENETKVMAKMKKVTTPVLSEGAWVQFLFILKFWLEDNSKSFEKTDIIIEKSVNTVVDLLDTKPLESLIDLGKFIWKERRSAL; encoded by the coding sequence ATGGCAACAGCGAAAAAAAATACTAATAAAAAGGAGTTAACCGATGACAATCAGATTATTGCATGGTACATGGAAGATGCGCTTGAAAGCGAAGGCAAAACTTTAAATGTTTACAATTTTTGTAAAAAGCATGACATTGCGGAAGTTGATTTTTTTACTTTCTTTGGTTCGCTGGATGCTGTAAAACAGGAAATCTGGTTGCGGTTTTTTGAGAATGCGATTGCGGCGATTGAAAAAGAACCTGGTTACATTTCTTATTCAGAAAAGAATAAATTACTGACGCTGTATTTCACCCTTTTCGAAATCCTGACGCTGAATCGCAGTTATGTGCTTTTTGCCTTAAAGGAAAATGGGGAAGGGCTTAAAAACCTGATCCAGCTCAAACCATTCAGAAACCGTTTCAAGGATTTTATCGTATATCTGTTTAAGGAAAACGAAACCAAAGTGATGGCGAAAATGAAGAAGGTCACTACACCGGTTTTATCTGAAGGGGCGTGGGTTCAGTTCTTATTCATATTGAAATTCTGGTTGGAAGACAATTCGAAATCATTTGAAAAAACGGATATTATCATCGAAAAATCGGTAAACACCGTAGTAGATTTATTAGACACAAAGCCATTGGAAAGCCTCATAGATTTAGGAAAATTCATATGGAAAGAAAGAAGGTCGGCGCTATGA
- a CDS encoding TonB-dependent receptor domain-containing protein: MKLKIALLFFVAGIFSMKAQNQGSLSGKVADSNSNIPISYATIVVKADDKVTTGGITDDNGNFEIKNLELKKYSVEIQFIGYKTYKTEIELSANQKSINLNKISLQEESTELEGVTVVQERSTVEQKIDRKVINVGRDLTTAGATASDIMGNIPSVNVDQDGKISLRGNQNVRVLVDGRPTNIDAAQLLKQIPSTSIKKIELITNPSAKYNPEGMSGIINIVLHKNANDGFNASVNTGATFATTPKSNSSIDMNYRRGKVNFFGTYGNNFGYQFNNGDVTREDDNSSQLFDIKNDNKSHLYKIGMDFYINDHNTISAYTNQNILVGDGYIHTDNLFTSPALDFSSDDHYRNDNNNSTYNLAYKHLFNKEGHTLDIEANHNWSKDEQSGAFDRSGNTTSADYNDFKVQRRKNSTINVDYVNPLNDKTTLELGAESRTIRTDNDYFTNQTGELPYIKFLYDVDIYSAYATFGQKFQKFSYQLGARFESYKVEATNNGAKAYEDDYFTLYPSAYLTYQLNDKNSLQWSYSRRVDRPSLEQTSPIREFSTVRFKSIGNPELDPQFTNSMEVNYTRMLEKGSISAGVFYRIINDEISRILIPDPDNTQNQIMLFDNFDNNKSFGFELSSNYKINKWWDVQPAIDFSSISQKGIISVFNPAINDFESVQTEITANAFNARMNNNFKATKKLSFLLFGFYRGGVNGIQFNGKEMYKIDAGARYSFLKNKATLSVRFNDMFNTMRFAFEGDNPYPQHGQFTWESQSVYVNFNFMFGAGKNRALQRKYRDDNTKQGGGGLF, from the coding sequence ATGAAATTAAAAATTGCACTTCTCTTTTTTGTTGCAGGAATCTTCTCGATGAAAGCCCAGAATCAAGGCTCTCTTTCGGGAAAAGTGGCCGACAGCAACAGCAACATTCCCATTTCCTATGCCACTATAGTAGTAAAAGCCGATGACAAAGTCACAACAGGTGGCATTACCGACGACAACGGGAATTTCGAAATCAAAAATCTCGAATTAAAAAAATACTCCGTCGAAATCCAGTTCATAGGCTACAAAACCTATAAAACGGAAATCGAGCTTTCAGCAAATCAAAAGAGCATCAACCTTAATAAAATCAGCCTGCAGGAAGAAAGTACAGAACTGGAAGGCGTAACAGTGGTCCAGGAAAGATCAACGGTCGAACAAAAAATCGACAGGAAAGTAATCAATGTAGGACGTGACCTCACCACTGCAGGCGCTACCGCATCAGACATTATGGGAAATATTCCTTCGGTGAATGTGGATCAGGATGGAAAAATATCACTCCGCGGAAACCAAAATGTCCGTGTTTTGGTTGACGGAAGGCCAACAAATATTGATGCCGCGCAACTGCTCAAGCAAATCCCTTCCACTTCCATCAAAAAAATTGAATTGATTACCAATCCAAGCGCAAAGTACAATCCTGAAGGGATGTCCGGAATCATCAATATCGTCCTGCACAAAAATGCCAATGACGGTTTCAACGCCAGTGTCAATACCGGAGCTACTTTTGCCACAACACCAAAATCCAACAGTTCGATTGACATGAACTACCGCCGCGGAAAAGTCAACTTCTTCGGGACATATGGAAACAACTTCGGTTACCAGTTCAACAATGGTGATGTCACAAGGGAAGACGACAATTCAAGCCAGCTTTTCGATATTAAAAATGACAACAAATCACACCTCTATAAAATCGGGATGGATTTCTACATCAATGACCACAATACGATTTCGGCCTATACGAATCAAAACATTCTCGTAGGCGACGGCTACATCCATACCGATAACTTATTTACTTCGCCGGCATTGGATTTTTCTTCTGACGATCATTACCGGAATGATAATAACAACAGTACCTACAATCTCGCATACAAACACCTTTTCAATAAGGAAGGCCATACTTTGGATATCGAGGCAAACCACAACTGGTCTAAAGACGAGCAGTCGGGAGCATTTGACCGTTCAGGCAATACCACTTCAGCAGATTATAATGACTTTAAAGTGCAACGCAGGAAAAATTCCACTATCAACGTTGATTATGTAAACCCATTGAATGACAAGACCACGCTGGAGCTTGGCGCCGAATCACGTACTATCAGGACAGACAACGATTATTTTACCAATCAAACCGGGGAGCTTCCTTACATCAAATTTTTATATGATGTCGATATCTATTCGGCCTATGCCACTTTTGGGCAAAAGTTTCAAAAGTTCAGCTACCAGCTTGGGGCACGCTTTGAAAGTTACAAGGTTGAAGCTACCAATAATGGTGCAAAAGCATACGAGGACGATTACTTCACGCTTTACCCGTCTGCGTACCTTACTTACCAACTCAACGATAAAAACAGCCTTCAATGGAGCTACAGCCGTCGTGTGGACAGGCCAAGTTTAGAGCAGACATCGCCAATCCGTGAGTTCAGCACCGTGCGGTTCAAATCCATAGGAAATCCTGAACTTGACCCGCAATTCACCAACTCGATGGAAGTGAATTATACGCGCATGCTCGAAAAAGGCTCGATATCAGCAGGTGTTTTCTACCGCATCATCAATGATGAAATCAGCAGGATCCTGATTCCAGACCCGGACAATACCCAAAACCAGATCATGCTTTTTGACAACTTTGATAACAACAAATCTTTTGGATTCGAGCTGTCGTCAAACTACAAAATCAATAAATGGTGGGATGTACAGCCGGCCATCGACTTCTCAAGCATCAGCCAGAAAGGAATCATATCAGTATTCAATCCGGCCATTAACGATTTCGAATCGGTACAGACTGAAATCACCGCCAATGCCTTCAACGCCAGGATGAACAACAACTTCAAGGCGACTAAAAAACTGAGTTTCCTGCTTTTCGGCTTCTACCGTGGCGGGGTGAACGGCATCCAGTTCAACGGAAAGGAAATGTACAAAATCGATGCCGGGGCACGCTACAGTTTCCTGAAAAACAAGGCGACACTGAGCGTCCGTTTCAACGATATGTTCAACACCATGCGATTTGCGTTCGAGGGCGACAATCCTTATCCGCAGCATGGGCAGTTCACCTGGGAAAGCCAGTCTGTATATGTCAATTTCAATTTCATGTTCGGTGCCGGTAAAAACAGGGCTTTACAGCGTAAATACAGGGATGACAACACCAAACAGGGTGGCGGCGGACTTTTCTAA
- a CDS encoding ABC transporter ATP-binding protein: MLRVKNISFAYDTETVINNIDFTLKKGENLSIIGESGCGKSTLLKLIYGLYDLDSGAISWNGNDILGPKFHLVPGIPEMKYLAQDFDLMPYVTVAENVGKFLSNMYPEEKEARITELLEMVEMNNFAHTKAKYLSGGQQQRVALARVLALEPELLLLDEPFSNIDSFRKGALRRNLFAYLKHKGISCIIASHDSVDALSFSDHMLVMRHGTIVTFDESKSVYLKPGSRYTASLFGEVNEIALHLLIPFEDRDKTMLLYAHELYPDEGSDLKVVVKQCYFKGGNYLVKSVRDKKIIFFENPYEIPLNQEIGLTADMDVVLNRL; this comes from the coding sequence ATGCTCCGTGTTAAGAATATTTCCTTTGCTTACGATACTGAAACCGTTATCAATAACATTGACTTTACTCTTAAAAAAGGCGAGAACCTGTCCATTATCGGGGAAAGCGGTTGTGGTAAAAGCACGCTGCTGAAACTCATTTACGGACTTTATGACCTCGACTCAGGAGCTATTTCATGGAATGGGAATGACATTCTTGGCCCAAAATTCCACTTGGTTCCAGGGATACCGGAAATGAAATACCTTGCGCAGGATTTTGATCTGATGCCCTATGTAACTGTCGCTGAGAATGTCGGGAAATTCCTTTCTAATATGTATCCCGAAGAAAAGGAAGCCCGGATTACGGAACTGCTTGAAATGGTCGAAATGAATAATTTTGCTCATACCAAGGCAAAATATTTAAGCGGCGGCCAGCAGCAGCGTGTGGCTTTGGCGAGGGTTTTGGCACTGGAACCGGAATTGCTGCTGCTCGACGAACCTTTCAGTAATATTGACAGTTTCAGGAAAGGGGCGCTGCGCAGGAATTTATTTGCTTATCTGAAACACAAAGGCATCAGTTGTATTATCGCATCTCATGACAGCGTCGATGCACTTTCATTCTCAGACCATATGCTCGTGATGCGCCACGGCACGATCGTGACATTCGATGAATCGAAATCGGTTTACCTGAAACCAGGAAGCCGCTATACCGCTTCGCTTTTCGGGGAAGTTAATGAAATTGCGCTGCATTTGCTGATCCCTTTCGAAGATCGGGACAAAACGATGCTGTTGTATGCACATGAATTGTATCCCGATGAGGGTTCTGATTTAAAAGTGGTGGTGAAGCAATGTTATTTCAAGGGCGGGAATTATCTTGTAAAAAGCGTACGGGATAAAAAAATCATATTTTTCGAGAATCCATATGAGATTCCGTTAAACCAGGAAATCGGACTTACCGCAGATATGGACGTGGTATTGAACCGCTTGTAG
- the htpG gene encoding molecular chaperone HtpG — MTTGKINVSVENIFPLIKKFLYSDHEIFLRELVSNATDATLKLKHLTSIGEANVEYGNPVIEVKIDKEGKKIHVIDQGLGMTAEEVEKYINQVAFSGAEEFLEKYKESAKDSGIIGHFGLGFYSAFMVAEKVEIITKSYKDEPAVRWMCDGSPEFTLEPAEKTDRGTEIILHVAEDSLEFLDESKILSLLNKYNKFMPVPIKFGTKKHTLPKAEDAPEDAKAEEVETDNIINNPNPAWTKQPAELNDDDYKNFYRELYPMQFEEPLFNIHLNVDYPFNLTGILYFPKLGADLQIQKDKIQLYQNQVFVTDNVEGIVPEFLTMLKGVIDSPDIPLNVSRSYLQADGNVKKISNYITRKVSDKLKSLFTENREDFEQKWNDIKVVLEYGMLSEPKFYEKAGAFTLYPTVDGKYFTLEELKENLKEKHTDKDGKLVLLYAGNKDAQHSYIAAAAEKGYEVLLLDSPIISHLIQKLESDNSDITFVRVDSDHIDNLIKKEDTAISKLSDEEKETLKTIVEGVVPQPAYTVQLEPLDSHAAPFLITQPEFMRRMKEMSQTGGGMFGMGNMPEMYNLVVNTNSELATSILENKDEAIRSGLVKQALDLAKLSQNLLKGEELTAFVKRSFEMIK, encoded by the coding sequence ATGACAACAGGAAAAATTAATGTTTCGGTTGAAAACATCTTTCCCTTAATCAAGAAATTCTTATACAGCGACCACGAAATCTTCCTTCGCGAACTGGTTTCAAATGCTACCGATGCTACTCTGAAATTAAAACACCTTACCAGCATTGGCGAAGCGAATGTAGAATACGGCAATCCGGTGATTGAAGTGAAGATTGACAAAGAGGGAAAAAAAATACATGTCATTGATCAGGGATTGGGTATGACAGCTGAAGAAGTCGAGAAATACATCAACCAGGTGGCATTTTCCGGCGCAGAAGAGTTTTTGGAAAAATATAAGGAGTCTGCCAAAGATTCAGGCATCATCGGTCATTTTGGCCTCGGCTTTTATTCCGCTTTTATGGTGGCCGAAAAAGTAGAGATCATTACAAAATCATATAAGGATGAACCTGCCGTACGCTGGATGTGCGACGGAAGCCCGGAATTCACATTGGAGCCTGCCGAAAAAACGGACCGTGGGACAGAAATCATCCTGCATGTTGCAGAGGATTCACTGGAGTTCCTCGATGAGAGTAAAATCCTTTCTTTGCTGAACAAATACAATAAATTTATGCCGGTCCCGATTAAATTCGGAACTAAAAAACACACGTTACCAAAAGCCGAAGATGCTCCGGAAGATGCAAAAGCTGAGGAAGTTGAAACCGACAACATCATCAACAATCCAAATCCTGCCTGGACAAAACAACCTGCGGAGCTCAATGATGACGACTATAAAAACTTCTACCGCGAATTGTACCCGATGCAGTTCGAAGAGCCTTTGTTCAATATCCATCTGAATGTGGATTATCCGTTCAATCTTACCGGAATCCTTTATTTCCCAAAGCTTGGCGCCGATCTTCAGATCCAGAAGGACAAGATCCAACTGTACCAAAACCAGGTTTTTGTGACCGATAATGTGGAAGGCATCGTCCCGGAATTCCTGACAATGCTTAAAGGGGTGATTGATTCGCCGGACATTCCGCTGAACGTTTCCCGTTCTTACCTGCAGGCTGATGGGAACGTAAAGAAAATCTCAAACTACATCACCCGTAAGGTTTCTGATAAGCTGAAATCCCTGTTCACTGAAAATCGCGAGGATTTCGAACAGAAATGGAATGACATTAAAGTCGTTTTGGAATATGGTATGCTTTCTGAGCCGAAATTTTATGAAAAAGCAGGCGCGTTTACATTATATCCAACGGTCGACGGGAAATATTTCACATTAGAGGAACTGAAGGAAAACCTGAAGGAAAAACACACTGACAAAGACGGAAAGCTCGTTTTACTTTATGCCGGCAATAAAGATGCACAGCACAGTTATATTGCCGCTGCCGCAGAAAAGGGCTACGAAGTGTTGCTTCTGGATTCCCCGATCATTTCACATTTGATACAAAAACTGGAAAGCGACAACAGCGACATTACATTCGTACGCGTCGATTCAGACCATATCGACAACCTGATTAAGAAAGAAGACACTGCGATTTCAAAACTTTCTGATGAGGAGAAAGAAACCCTTAAAACTATCGTAGAAGGCGTGGTTCCACAACCTGCATATACGGTGCAGCTTGAACCACTTGACAGCCATGCTGCGCCATTCCTGATTACACAACCTGAATTCATGCGCCGTATGAAGGAAATGAGCCAGACCGGCGGCGGCATGTTCGGTATGGGAAATATGCCTGAAATGTACAATCTGGTAGTAAATACGAATTCTGAGTTGGCCACATCAATACTTGAAAACAAAGACGAAGCCATCCGCTCTGGATTGGTCAAACAGGCCCTCGACCTTGCAAAACTTTCGCAAAACCTGCTGAAAGGCGAAGAGCTTACGGCATTTGTTAAGCGTAGTTTTGAAATGATAAAATAG
- a CDS encoding YCF48-related protein, translating into MKKYYALLVLVSSFMSAQLQWTPFTNVYENENDQRYDDVFFLNENTGWAANGYYSKVYKTTDGGANWNLQLELEAGNAYFRNIEFLNENIGFVGTLNNVFLKTIDGGTNWAPVTNLPDNVPAICGLSAVGASTIYGCGAYFSPAYIIKSVDSGDNWQFIDMSAYANALVEILFIDENTGFASGKNDNGGVILKTIDGGANWTPLYNTGIPGEYVWKLQDLDANGQVLFGSVESVSPLLGKLVKSIDGGANWVSKEVPDTDIQAVGFVTETHGWMGGHATGLLETTDGGDTWTDTGVGSNMNRIVVVNDHLAYASGTTIYKLTEQNLSVPDFTESPRKPLVASLSPNPVKDKLNLSVAFIGADHLVIELYDSTGKLIKQLKRDAIDGASVKNYSFDFPYASGVYVVNLHSNTGRQSIKFVKSANF; encoded by the coding sequence ATGAAAAAATATTACGCCCTGCTTGTACTGGTGTCTTCATTTATGTCTGCCCAATTGCAATGGACCCCATTTACCAATGTATATGAAAATGAGAATGACCAACGTTACGACGACGTGTTTTTCCTGAATGAAAATACGGGCTGGGCGGCTAATGGCTATTACTCTAAAGTATACAAAACCACCGATGGCGGTGCCAATTGGAACCTACAACTGGAGTTGGAAGCCGGAAATGCGTATTTCCGCAATATCGAATTCCTGAACGAAAATATCGGCTTCGTCGGCACGCTGAACAATGTATTCCTTAAAACCATTGATGGCGGGACCAATTGGGCGCCTGTGACCAATCTTCCAGATAATGTTCCGGCCATTTGCGGATTGTCGGCTGTAGGGGCATCGACCATTTATGGCTGTGGCGCTTATTTTTCTCCGGCGTATATCATCAAATCTGTGGATAGCGGCGACAATTGGCAGTTTATAGACATGAGTGCCTATGCCAATGCTTTGGTGGAAATCCTCTTTATAGACGAAAATACCGGATTCGCTTCCGGTAAAAATGATAACGGTGGTGTAATCCTAAAGACAATTGATGGTGGTGCCAACTGGACACCGCTTTACAATACGGGAATTCCGGGTGAATATGTATGGAAACTGCAGGATTTAGATGCCAACGGACAGGTTCTGTTCGGATCCGTGGAATCGGTTTCGCCATTGTTGGGTAAACTGGTCAAATCGATTGACGGGGGTGCCAATTGGGTCAGCAAGGAAGTACCGGATACCGATATACAGGCTGTCGGCTTTGTTACTGAAACCCACGGCTGGATGGGTGGGCATGCTACGGGTTTGCTTGAAACTACAGATGGCGGCGACACCTGGACCGATACCGGCGTGGGCAGTAATATGAACAGGATTGTTGTTGTCAATGATCATCTGGCATATGCATCAGGAACTACAATTTATAAACTTACTGAGCAAAACCTTTCCGTCCCGGATTTTACTGAGAGTCCGAGAAAACCGCTGGTTGCTTCATTAAGCCCAAATCCGGTAAAAGACAAGCTCAACCTTTCCGTAGCGTTTATCGGTGCGGACCATTTGGTGATTGAACTGTATGACAGTACGGGAAAATTGATCAAACAATTGAAACGTGACGCGATCGATGGCGCATCCGTTAAAAATTATTCCTTCGATTTTCCTTATGCGTCGGGAGTGTATGTTGTCAATCTACACAGCAATACCGGCAGACAATCCATAAAATTTGTAAAATCGGCGAATTTCTAA
- a CDS encoding ABC1 kinase family protein, with product MKTLDKIPTGKIERAGQLVKTGLKVGGNYVAYYGERIVNPSLTREKLNENNAEDIYDGLKNLKGSALKVAQMLSMDKNIMPKAYVDKFSLAQFSVPPLSAPLVRKTFRTWYGKYPEEVFDSFTPDSVNAASIGQVHKATKNGKKLAVKIQYPGVAESISSDLALVKPFATRMFNLRGKDSERYFKEVEHKLLEETDYELELAQGVAIAKSCEKISGIKFPSYYPEWSSKKTITMDWMQGEHLSEFTAHNKSRETGDKLGQALWDFYMYQMHGLREVHADPHPGNFLVDKDSNLVAIDFGCIKKVPEDFYNPYFELANPEIIENSLLFREKLYELEILRSDDTLEEIAYFSDIFQRLMRFFTKPHHEPNFDFSDPEFFDEIAALSEEFANDTKLRRMNGNRGSEHFIYVNRTFFGLYCLLNDLKARVDTQHYKVYLD from the coding sequence ATGAAGACATTAGATAAAATTCCGACTGGTAAAATTGAGCGCGCAGGCCAATTGGTCAAAACCGGATTGAAGGTAGGCGGGAATTACGTGGCCTATTATGGTGAAAGAATCGTAAATCCTTCGCTGACCCGTGAAAAGCTTAATGAAAATAATGCTGAAGACATTTACGACGGACTCAAAAACCTGAAAGGCAGTGCGCTAAAAGTGGCGCAAATGCTTAGCATGGACAAAAATATTATGCCAAAAGCTTACGTTGATAAATTTTCGTTGGCACAATTTTCGGTTCCGCCATTGTCAGCGCCATTAGTCCGAAAAACATTCAGGACCTGGTACGGGAAATATCCTGAAGAAGTTTTTGATTCGTTTACTCCGGATTCCGTAAACGCTGCGAGTATCGGGCAAGTGCATAAGGCTACAAAAAATGGGAAAAAGCTCGCCGTGAAAATACAATATCCGGGAGTGGCAGAAAGCATCAGTTCCGACCTGGCGTTGGTCAAGCCCTTTGCAACAAGGATGTTTAACCTTCGCGGAAAAGATTCTGAAAGGTATTTCAAAGAAGTCGAGCATAAACTTCTGGAAGAGACGGATTATGAGCTGGAGTTGGCTCAAGGTGTTGCGATTGCGAAATCCTGTGAGAAAATCAGCGGAATAAAATTCCCTTCATATTACCCGGAATGGTCCTCAAAGAAAACCATTACAATGGACTGGATGCAGGGCGAGCACCTTTCAGAGTTTACGGCGCACAATAAAAGCAGGGAAACCGGCGATAAACTCGGCCAGGCACTTTGGGATTTTTATATGTACCAGATGCATGGGCTGCGTGAAGTGCATGCTGATCCACATCCGGGGAATTTCCTTGTTGATAAGGATTCGAACCTTGTTGCTATTGATTTCGGATGCATAAAAAAAGTCCCTGAGGATTTTTATAATCCATATTTTGAATTGGCAAATCCTGAAATCATTGAAAATTCGTTGCTATTCAGGGAGAAATTATATGAATTGGAAATATTGCGAAGCGATGATACTTTGGAGGAAATCGCTTATTTCTCTGATATTTTCCAAAGGCTGATGCGTTTTTTTACAAAGCCGCACCATGAACCGAATTTCGATTTTTCAGACCCGGAATTCTTTGATGAAATTGCAGCTTTAAGTGAAGAATTTGCAAATGATACGAAACTCAGGAGGATGAACGGCAACCGCGGCTCAGAACATTTTATATATGTGAACCGCACTTTTTTTGGGCTTTATTGCTTGCTGAATGATTTAAAGGCAAGGGTTGATACCCAGCACTATAAGGTTTATCTTGATTAA
- a CDS encoding OmpA family protein: MKRISILALAFVTLSASLLTSCEAAKNTNNAQRGAAIGAIGGAIAGGIIGNNAGKGGKGALGAVIGGVVGGVAGGVIGNKMDKQAREIDNAIPGAEVERVGEGIKLTLNENAVRFDTGKSTLTATATANLDKLVKVFNDYPDTNIVIYGYTDSTGSLQINQTLSEQRAASVKNYLSGKGISAARFTTTGMGPADPIATNETPEGRSQNRRVEFAITANQKMIQDAEQEAKK; this comes from the coding sequence ATGAAAAGAATATCAATCTTAGCTTTAGCGTTTGTAACGCTGTCTGCCTCACTTTTAACAAGTTGTGAAGCTGCCAAAAATACTAATAATGCACAACGTGGTGCTGCAATAGGTGCCATTGGCGGTGCCATTGCCGGTGGAATTATCGGGAATAACGCAGGTAAAGGTGGTAAAGGTGCTCTTGGCGCAGTAATCGGCGGTGTTGTAGGTGGTGTTGCCGGTGGCGTTATCGGTAACAAGATGGACAAGCAGGCACGTGAAATTGACAACGCCATCCCAGGTGCTGAAGTCGAAAGGGTAGGAGAAGGCATTAAATTGACGCTGAATGAAAATGCAGTCCGCTTCGATACCGGAAAGTCAACGCTTACTGCAACAGCGACAGCCAATCTTGATAAACTCGTGAAGGTATTTAATGATTATCCAGATACCAATATTGTGATTTACGGTTATACCGACAGCACAGGTTCTTTGCAGATAAACCAGACGCTTTCTGAGCAAAGGGCAGCTTCTGTTAAAAATTATTTATCAGGTAAAGGCATCTCTGCAGCGCGTTTCACAACTACAGGCATGGGTCCTGCTGATCCTATTGCTACCAATGAAACTCCTGAAGGAAGAAGCCAGAACAGGCGTGTTGAATTTGCCATCACCGCAAATCAGAAAATGATCCAGGACGCAGAACAGGAAGCGAAAAAATAA
- a CDS encoding lipocalin family protein, whose protein sequence is MKKIVLLFVLAVSIASCKSTSATNTKTDTKAQVAIKGNWVLSSVTYPGSEYIRVLSFQIADSKCFEGSTWKFISNNNKGDMALTDPNCPSFSSPFTWFVNKDGQFVLKLLNAGEKAKKVRDGYVLTLANQTETSFQLLDKIEVGGKMTNVVYQFNKN, encoded by the coding sequence ATGAAAAAAATCGTATTATTATTTGTGCTTGCGGTGTCGATTGCGTCATGCAAATCTACTTCTGCCACAAATACAAAAACAGACACCAAAGCACAGGTAGCCATTAAAGGTAACTGGGTGCTGAGTTCGGTGACATATCCAGGTTCCGAATACATCAGGGTTCTTTCTTTCCAAATCGCAGATTCAAAATGCTTTGAAGGCAGTACATGGAAATTTATTTCTAACAATAATAAAGGGGATATGGCGCTTACCGATCCAAATTGCCCTTCCTTCAGTTCACCGTTCACTTGGTTTGTAAATAAAGACGGCCAATTTGTACTGAAACTTCTGAATGCAGGAGAAAAAGCGAAGAAAGTGCGTGACGGTTATGTACTGACACTTGCAAACCAGACCGAAACTTCTTTCCAATTGCTTGATAAAATTGAAGTAGGCGGAAAAATGACCAATGTGGTATACCAATTTAATAAAAACTAA